From the Methanobacterium sp. BAmetb5 genome, the window GGCCAGCATACTTTTAGAAGCCCTGGAAAGAGGGGATAAAATTGCCCTGGTACTCAACGCCAAGAAAGAAACCTCCTATCTCTTCGCTGACCTTCTGAAAATACCGTTTGACGAGGCCTGCCCCGAGAACAAACCATTCATAATTGCCAATTTAGACCCCGAGGTTGGTCTTCCCCGCATCCGGAAACACGCCCAGAACATCCACCAGGAACTGGGAGAAATAGGCCAGAAAGTCGAATCAATAACTGGAGGACTGGATGAATATCCAGTAACTGGAGAACGTGCCGTTGAATTTTTGGAAAAAGAAGACTTCGATCTGGTGGTGGTTGCCGGAGTGCCCCACGCCCTTCCCATCGAGAAATTAGACATCCCCTCTATTGCTATTACTGATGGTCCCCGTTTAGTGGAGCCACTTAAAAAATTAGGATACACTTGGGTGGTCACTGAACTCGATGCCCACGCCAAAACACTGGGAACTGATAAGATAGTTGAATCTGATTTTGGAAGTGTTTTAAGGGCGAAAATTAGCGATGAAAAATCTCCTAACCCGACCTGATCATGTGGTGATGGTCAGTTGGTGAATTTTATATATAACTGCGTAGTAATATAGCCCATAAATAAATGATTAGACTGTGATTAAAAATCGTGATTATGATTCAGAGATGAATTTGATAAAAATATAACAGATTAAAAACTGTGGTGATGATTATGACCAGTACAGTAGGTATGATACTCTGCGGAGGATTTGGGAAACGTTTAAGGCCCCTCACGGAAAGAGTGCCCAAACCCCTCATTGAAATTAAGGATGATTACACTATTCTAGATAAACAACTCTTCGACTTCAAAAACGCTGGTGTTAACCAGGTTTACCTCTTGACCGGTTTTTTAAGTGATAAGATCCGGGAGAGATTTGGTGAAGACTACATGGGCGTTAAAATAGAATATGTGGAAGAAGATAAACCACTGGGGACCCTTAATGCCATAAGGTTAGGGATGGAAGCTGTTGGTCCTGGAAAACAATGCATTATACGCAACGGAGATGTTGTGGCTGATCTTAACATTAAAAAAATGATTGAAACTGGTGAAAAATCCGACCACCCCTTATCCATATTTATCACCCGCATGGTTTCCCCCTACGGAATAGTGGAAATCAGCGGCGATCGATTAGTATCTTTCAAGGAAAAACCAGTTCTTGATTACTATATAAACGGAGGAGTGTACTTCTCCAAGGGAGAAATTAACTTTGGAGACTTTGATGTTGGAGATATTGAGAAAACGGTCTTCCCCATGTACGCCAAAAGTAACCAGTTGGGTTACTACCAGGAGGATGGTCTGTTCTGGATGGCCATAGACACCTCCAAGGAACTGGAGGAAATCCGTAAAGAGTACAAAAACCGGGAAGATAAACCATGGGGATACGAAAAAATCCTGATAAACACTGAAAAATACTTAACCAAGGAGTTATTCATCAGGGAAGGTTACCAGACCTCTTACCACCACCACCCCCACAAGGATGAAACCATGTACATCCTCAGTGGAGCAGGATACATAGAATTTGAAGACCGTAAAGAGTATTTCGGTAAAAACGACACCATTCGGATTAAGCCCCTTGAAAACCACACCATAGTGGCCATGGAAAATACAGTTCTCCACGAAATATCAACCCCTCATCCTGACGACACCGTCCGAGTTAAGGACTACTACGACGTCAGGTAATTCTATTTTTTTTTAAAAAGATGGGCGAATAAACGGATTATCCATGAAATAATCCACAATAACTCTATTATGGAGTATTAGATTAAAAAAAACGTGTTTAATCACTGGTAATCATGATAACTATTATCGATTATGGTAGCGGAAACCTGAAAAGCATTCGTAATGGATTCCGTCGTATCGGGGCAGAGGCGCTGGTAACTAATGATAAAAAGGAATTAAAGCAGGCAGAGGTGCTGATCCTCCCTGGTGTGGGGGCTTTCGGAACAGCTATGGAAAACCTCCAAAAATATCAGGACATCATCCATCAACACATCCAGGAAGGTAAACCCTTTTTAGGTGTTTGTCTGGGTTTGCAAGTGTTATTCAGTGAGAGTGAGGAAAGTCCTGGAGTTAAAGGGCTGGATGTGTTCCCCGGTAAGGTGGTTCGTTTTCCAGAGACGCTGCCCCATCAAGGCCTTAAAATTCCCCACATGGGATGGAACGATCTTAATACCCGCCGATATTCCCCTTTAATGGATGGGATAGACCAAAATTACATGTACTTTGTTCACTCCTATTATGTACAGCCAGAGAACCCGGAAATAGTTGTGGCCACCGTGGACTATGGAGTGGAAGTGCCCGCAGTTGTGGCCCGGGACAATGTATTCGCCACCCAGTTCCACCCGGAAAAAAGTGGACCAGTAGGTCTGGAAATATTGAAAAACTTCCTTAAACAAGTCATATAATACTAAACCGGCCCTATAATATTGTTTCTTTAATCCCATTAGTAGGAAAAATTTAAATATAAGTAATACTAAAGAAGGTGTTAGTGTGGACATAGAAGGTTTCGCCAGGCGCACCCTGGTAGATCATGACGAAGAATCTGTTCAAAAAAGCCTCCAGGATAAGATCCTGGAATTCAAAGACATCAACCCAGAACAGGCCAGCCAAATGGCACAGGCAGTCCTGGATGAAGTCAAATGCACCCTTAAAATAGAAGAACACCCTGATGAATCCCTTAAAAGACTCATAAAATATCCAAAATCAGGAATAGGAATGGGCCAAATGGGTGTAGGTTCCCGGGGAGCAGGAGACTTTTTCGTTCACCGTCAAATCGCCCAAATCGTTAAAAGCAGCCACACCAATGCCTTCATCAATCCCACAGCCCAGGATGACGGAGGAGTGGTTAAAGCAACTGCTGGAGCCGATGAAGTATACATCACCACCGCTGTAGATGGAATACACTCCCGTTTAAGCGAATACCCCTTCTTGGGAGGTTTCCATGTGGCACGGGCATCAATGCGAGATGTTTGCGTCATGGGCTCCCAGCCAGTTGCTCTTTTGAGCGACCTTCACCTGGCTGACGATGGAGAGGTGGCCAAACTATTTGATTACACTGCCGGAGTATGTGCGGTATCCGAGCTCACCGGAGTTCCCCTGGTGGCCGGCAGCACTCTCCGAGTAGGTGGAGACATGGTATTGGGAGACCGGCTGGTCAGTGCTGTCGGTTCTGTGGGAATATCACCCCATCCCCCTACTGCCCGTAAACGGGCTGAAGCAGGTGATATAATACTTTTAACCGAAGGATCCGGAGGCGGTACCATAACCACCACCGCCCTGTACCATGGACTCTTCGATGTAGTGTGGGAAACCATGGATATAAGCTTTATAGAGGCTTCTGAAGCTATATTAAATGCAGGATTACTTCCAAAAGTCCATGCCATGACTGATGTTACCAACGGAGGACTCCGGGGAGATGCCCATGAAATATCCCAGACCACCGGATTGGGACTGGCA encodes:
- the cfbD gene encoding Ni-sirohydrochlorin a,c-diamide reductive cyclase catalytic subunit, with translation MHPRPSPIAASLYTLRDLNADVIILHGPHGCCFRTGRLLENDGVRVVTTAMSENDFIFGAAEKLEETLREVEELFHPQLVGVVGTCASMIIGEDMQEAVNNARIPAKVLTVESHGGLSEGDNTEGAIAVLEAAQREGVIPTQETERQTRMLKKATEIEKTRGMAQGKYIAPSYGDDKEEVASILLEALERGDKIALVLNAKKETSYLFADLLKIPFDEACPENKPFIIANLDPEVGLPRIRKHAQNIHQELGEIGQKVESITGGLDEYPVTGERAVEFLEKEDFDLVVVAGVPHALPIEKLDIPSIAITDGPRLVEPLKKLGYTWVVTELDAHAKTLGTDKIVESDFGSVLRAKISDEKSPNPT
- a CDS encoding sugar phosphate nucleotidyltransferase, whose protein sequence is MTSTVGMILCGGFGKRLRPLTERVPKPLIEIKDDYTILDKQLFDFKNAGVNQVYLLTGFLSDKIRERFGEDYMGVKIEYVEEDKPLGTLNAIRLGMEAVGPGKQCIIRNGDVVADLNIKKMIETGEKSDHPLSIFITRMVSPYGIVEISGDRLVSFKEKPVLDYYINGGVYFSKGEINFGDFDVGDIEKTVFPMYAKSNQLGYYQEDGLFWMAIDTSKELEEIRKEYKNREDKPWGYEKILINTEKYLTKELFIREGYQTSYHHHPHKDETMYILSGAGYIEFEDRKEYFGKNDTIRIKPLENHTIVAMENTVLHEISTPHPDDTVRVKDYYDVR
- the hisH gene encoding imidazole glycerol phosphate synthase subunit HisH; translated protein: MITIIDYGSGNLKSIRNGFRRIGAEALVTNDKKELKQAEVLILPGVGAFGTAMENLQKYQDIIHQHIQEGKPFLGVCLGLQVLFSESEESPGVKGLDVFPGKVVRFPETLPHQGLKIPHMGWNDLNTRRYSPLMDGIDQNYMYFVHSYYVQPENPEIVVATVDYGVEVPAVVARDNVFATQFHPEKSGPVGLEILKNFLKQVI
- a CDS encoding AIR synthase-related protein translates to MDIEGFARRTLVDHDEESVQKSLQDKILEFKDINPEQASQMAQAVLDEVKCTLKIEEHPDESLKRLIKYPKSGIGMGQMGVGSRGAGDFFVHRQIAQIVKSSHTNAFINPTAQDDGGVVKATAGADEVYITTAVDGIHSRLSEYPFLGGFHVARASMRDVCVMGSQPVALLSDLHLADDGEVAKLFDYTAGVCAVSELTGVPLVAGSTLRVGGDMVLGDRLVSAVGSVGISPHPPTARKRAEAGDIILLTEGSGGGTITTTALYHGLFDVVWETMDISFIEASEAILNAGLLPKVHAMTDVTNGGLRGDAHEISQTTGLGLAFSEEEIRKLVNPKVLEMLESLDIDHLGVSVDSLMIIAPEDIAIEVEKAVSSAGVQIGRIGEVDNTGTPRLLTESGGEQELRPLFREAAYTKIKKIVGDLHPEDFEEMKHKVERSALEAIAKKDEVVARIKEKHENQ